A single Rhopalosiphum padi isolate XX-2018 chromosome 4, ASM2088224v1, whole genome shotgun sequence DNA region contains:
- the LOC132928366 gene encoding E3 ubiquitin-protein ligase MARCHF6, with protein MMDNMDDPSQGADICRVCRSEGMPERPLFHPCICTGSIKYIHQECLVQWMRYSRKEYCELCSYRFSFTPIYAPDMPRRLPIKDVAAGITSSVLTGIKYWLHFTLVGLAWLCVVPFTACRIYRSLFNGSFDAVMSLPLDMWSSKNISGDIFHGCFVVTCTLFAFIGLIWLREQILHGGGPDWLERDEPNNQQQLNVLLPPIPEENPVEEADGEVRQENGNQVDEGHWNPIDWGDRAAEDLTWERLLGLDGSLVFLEHVFWVVSMNALFILVFAFCPYQMGNLAITAMALQDKVAASHFEGLVTTLCGYCLIGMCLLIMHTFATIIGFRRSKRIIGLSYIVVKVSLLSVVEIGVLPLVCGWWLDICSLSMFDTSFKDRLASFRLAPGTSMFIHWLVGMVYVYYFASFVLLLREVVRPGVLWFLRNLNDPDFSPIQELIQQGMLQHGRRLIASAMIFGTAVFLVVWLPIRILKFIWPSFLPYNVTLHSDSVNELSMELLLLQVVLPALLEQTHTRNWLKMGIRFWCLIVSHLLGIKSYLLGDGEELPPVVAPIHPPAADLGAAHEGLLRRGGPVGFRPYTRPTNFAIRLIALLVLVALSVVVISLSIITIPVWLGRLAMSFWPALLPSAPEPSQLPNIHELYTAACGTYICWLSVRAVCFIAGWLPEGRTVVINRLKFWLKISSKAMVAFIVLLGIIPFLFGLLLELVMVVPFRVPLHQTPVLWAWQDWALGVLYMKIACAITLMGPDWSLRRAIERTYRDGFMRLDLKLMMQDLAIPVIAVLSLFLAVPYVIAYSVIPLIVNNHSTRLLIARRIYPALMLTMAIAKGMMMQVRQFKRLYEHIKNDKYLVGRRLVNYNHTSSVSGQN; from the exons ATGATGGACAATATGGACGACCCCTCTCAAGGAGCAGATATCTGCAGAGTGTGCCGATCGGAAGGCATGCCAGAACGGCCATTGTTTCATCCTTGTATTTGTACAGGCAGCATTAAGTACATTCATCAAGAGTGCTTGGTACAATGGATGCGTTACAGTCGCAAAGAGTATTGTGAGCTTTGTAGCTATCGATTTTCCTTCACACCAATCTATGCCCCAGACATGCCTAGACGATTACCTATTAAAGATGTTGCTGCTGGTATCACTTCAAGTGTTTTGACTGGCATAAAATATTGGTTGCATTTTACATTGGTTGGACTGGCTTGGCTATGCGTTGTACCTTTTACAGCCTGTAGGATTTACCGAAGCCTGTTTAATGGCTCTTTTGATGCT gtAATGTCATTGCCTCTTGATATGTGGTCATCAAAGAACATTTCTGGTGATATATTTCATGGCTGTTTTGTTGTGACTTGCACATTGTTTGCATTTATTGGATTAATTTGGCTACGTGAACAAATATTGCATGGTGGTGGTCCAGATTGGTTAGAAAGAGATGAACCAAATAATCAACAACAACTTAATGTGCTCCTGCCTCCCATTCCTGAAGAAAATCCTGTAGAAGAG GCTGATGGAGAAGTTCGCCAAGAAAATGGAAATCAAGTAGATGAAGGACATTGGAATCCAATAGATTGGGGTGATCGAGCTGCTGAAGATTTGACTTGGGAACGACTTTTGGGATTAGATGGTTCATTGGTGTTTTTAGAACACGTGTTTTGGGTGGTGTCTAtgaatgcattatttatattggtGTTTGCATTTTGTCCTTATCAAATGGGTAATCTGGCAATTACTGCAATGGCTTTACAAGATAAGGTAGCTGCTTCACATTTTGAAGGTTTGGTCACCACACTATGCGGATACTGTCTCATTGGTATGTGTCTGTTGATCATGCACACCTTTGCGACTATTATTGGATTTAGACGATCCAAACGTATAATTGGACTTAGCTATATTGTTGTAAAA gtGTCCCTGTTATCAGTTGTTGAAATTGGTGTACTGCCTTTGGTATGCGGTTGGTGGTTGGACATATGTTCATTGTCAATGTTTGACACAAGTTTCAAAGATAGGCTAGCAAGTTTCCGTTTGGCTCCTGGTACATCCATGTTCATCCATTGGCTTGTTGGAATGGTGTATGTGTATTACTTTGCTTCATTTGTACTGCTCCTCCGAGAAGTTGTCCGACCTGGTGTATTATGGTTCTTGCGAAATCTAAACGATCCAGATTTTAGTcctatacaa gaacTAATACAACAAGGCATGTTGCAACATGGGCGAAGGCTCATTGCGTCAGCTATGATATTTGGTACAGCTGTCTTTCTTGTTGTTTGGCTGCCAATACGAATTCTGAAATTTATTTGGCCATCATTTTTGCCATATAATGTAACTTTACACAGCGATTCCGTTAATGAACTGTCCATGGAGCTATTACTTCTACAGGTTGTGTTACCAGCTCTACTGGAACAAACACATACTCGCAATTGGCTGAAAATGGGCATTCGTTTCTGGTGTCTTATTGTCTCACATTTGCTTGGAATAAAATCATATCTACTTGGTGATGGAGAAGAATTACCTCCGGTTGTGGCACCCATACATCCACCTGCAGCTGATTTAGGAGCAGCTCACGAGGGGTTGTTAAGACGTGGCGGGCCTGTTGGTTTTCGACCTTACACTCGACCCACTAATTTTGCTATACGTCTGATTGCTTTACTCGTCCTAGTGGCTCTATCTGTAGTCGTCATCAGTTTGTCGATCATAACCATACCCGTATGGTTGGGTCGTTTGGCCATGTCATTTTGGCCGGCACTACTGCCTTCTGCCCCAGAACCATCACAGTTGCCTAACATTCATGAACTGTATACTGCAGCATGTGGCACATATATATGTTGGCTGTCAGTGCGAGCTGTTTGTTTTATAGCAGGATGGCTGCCAGAAGGACGTACCGTCGTCATCAATCGATTAAAGTTTTGGCTTAAGATTAGTTCAAAAGCAATGGTTGCTTTTATCGTACTGCTCGGTATAATACCATTTCTGTTTGGTCTACTCTTAGAGCTTGTTATGGTAGTGCCGTTCCGAGTTCCCTTACACCAAACACCTGTACTCTGGGCATGGCAAGACTGGGCACTGGGGGTTTTATACATGAAAATTGCATGCGCCATCACCCTTATGGGACCAGATTGGTCTCTGAGGCGAGCCATAGAACGTACGTACAGAGATGGTTTCATGCGTTTGGACCTCAAGTTGATGATGCAAGACCTAGCCATACCTGTGATTGCCGTTCTCAGTTTGTTCCTAGCTGTACCGTATGTGATTGCATACTCTGTAATTCCATTAATCGTTAATAATCATAGCACACGATTGCTGATAGCTAGGAGAATATATCCAGCACTCATGCTCACGATGGCCATTGCTAAAGGAATGATGATGCAAGTGCGTCAATTTAAAAGACTCTACGAAcacattaaaaatgataaatatttagtcGGTAGAAGACTTGTAAATTATAACCATACAAGTTCGGTTTCGGGTCAaaattag
- the LOC132928367 gene encoding DIS3-like exonuclease 2, with protein sequence MDFLEDLSRQLEDIRLDGTNVRAEFPCPRSVLRYLNHQGSMSETNRLASALENGIDIEDTPENQSRIRTRKRLQRRQKQKLKSLLDKQNTNYKEQNRSTVAIMEPFLSQKNYYHDYMELDDVMKGLENGELFEGNIRISQKCTTEAYVPSPDKSKDILINSIRARNRALDGDKVAVKILQKSEWRNPDTEDCQRTGEVVYILNSKENRIVVGTLLVDRGVLHRYSTLVPRDSRFPKLLVDTSIWPLPIHLKEGTKESKELFYALLPRWENFKFPKAILKGVLGESGEINAETEGILIAHDIQEQPYPEDIDQYFPPQFSVEEELKHRKDFRKHCIFSIDPPTAKDLDDALSCVPLPNGNFEIGIHISDVSYFVKQGTPLDEIAEKLATSVYLVQKVYHMLPPALTMRASLLPGTDKLAVSITLEMTPDANVISHTFSQSIIHSCAQLHYAHAQIFLENPNKKDWDESEFPTVYNGYTINDCATAISNLHKLAAVMRERRFGSGALAINQPKLSFEIDRATCEPLSYSLYILHESNWLIEEFMLLANTMVAEHLKTHFPKTAMLRNHQAPDVTPMEKAVKLLKVHGIDIDVTSAGSIHKSKAAYCQGENSENPHWDIIISNILSKPMVRAEYCVIDTCRSMSHFALNVPYYTHFTSPIRRYPDIVVHRMLISWLTGNPIKEYEDPKLIHQIAINSNDKKNNAKKASEASADIYAACLIGKLGGLVVDASVMEVKENYFEATVLSMNMNVRVYVNISPHNPDLLHKFCRLSTIDDKPTLTIWWDLEGEHKQTLQLFDKVKLKLSKRENCLKLRAILIRD encoded by the exons ATGGACTTTTTGGAAGATCTGTCACGTCAACTGGAGGACATCCGGCTGGACGGCACTAACGTGAGAGCGGAATTCCCCTGCCCGCGGTCGGTCCTGCGATATCTCAACCATCAAGGATCTATgag TGAAACTAATAGATTAGCATCAGCCTTAGAGAATGGTATAGATATCGAAGACACACCTGAAAATCAATCGAGAATTCGTACAAGAAAAAGACTACAAAGGAGacagaaacaaaaattaaaatctttactTGATAAACAAAATACTAATTACAAAGAACAAAATAGATCAACTGTAGCTATTATGga GCCATTTCTtagtcaaaaaaattattaccatgATTATATGGAGTTAGATGATGTGATGAAAGGTCTAGAAAATGGCGAACTTTTTGAAGGAAATATACGTATTAGTCAAAAATGTACCACAGAAGCATATGTTCCTTCACca gaTAAATCAAaggatatattaataaacagtaTTAGGGCACGGAATAGAGCTCTAGATGGTGATAAAGTTGCCGTAAAGATTTTGCAAAAATCTGAATGGAGG AACCCAGATACAGAAGATTGTCAAAGGACTGGTGAGgtggtttatatattaaatagcaaAGAGAACCGCATAGTAGTAGGAACCCTGCTAGTCGATAGAGGTGTTCTTCATCGATATAGCACATTAGTTCCCAGAGACAGTCGATTTCCCAAATTACTGGTAGACACTTCAATTTGGCCGTTACCTATTCATTTGAAGGAAGGAACCAAGGAATCAAAAGAATTGTTTTATGCTCTCTTACCACGTtgggaaaattttaaatttccaaaaGC AATATTGAAAGGAGTTTTGGGCGAATCTGGAGAAATAAATGCAGAAACTGAAGGTATACTGATCGCTCATGATATACAAGAACAACCATACCCAGAAGATATAGATCAATATTTTCCGCCACAGTTTTCTGTGGAAGAAGAACTGAAACACAGGAAAGATTTCAG aaaacattgtattttctCAATTGACCCCCCTACAGCCAAAGATCTAGACGATGCCCTTTCCTGTGTACCACTGCCGAATGGTAATTTTGAAATTGGTATTCACATATCAGATGTGTCTTATTTTGTTAAGCAAGGCACACCACTAGATGAAATTGCAGAAAAATTGGCCACTAGTGTTTATCTAGTACAAAAA gtGTATCACATGTTACCTCCAGCGTTGACTATGAGGGCGTCATTACTACCCGGAACCGATAAACTAGCTGTCTCTATCACTTTGGAAATGACACCTGATGCTAATGTGATTAGTCACACTTTTAGTCAGTCTATTATACATTCTTGTGCTCAATTGCATTATGCACATGCTCAA ATATTCTTAGAAAATCCTAATAAAAAAGATTGGGACGAATCTGAGTTTCCTACTGTGTATAATGGTTATACAATCAATGACTGTGCAACAGCCATTAGCAATTTACATAAACTCGCGGCAGTAATGAGAGAGAGACGTTTTGGCTCAGGTGCGCTGGCAATCAATCAACCTAAGTTGTCTTTTGAAATTGATAGAGCTACGTGCGAGCCATTATCGTATTCGTTGTACATACTCCACGAGAGTAATTG GTTAATAGAAGAATTTATGCTTCTTGCTAATACGATGGTCGCTGAACATTTGAAGACTCACTTCCCAAAAACAGCTATGCTCAGAAATCATCAAGCACCGGATGTTACTCCTATGGAAAAAGCAGTGAAACTATTGAAAGTTCATGGTATCGATATTGATGTTACTTCAGCTGGGTCTATTCATAAGTCTAAAGCTGCTTATTGTCAAGGCGAAAATTCAGAAAATCCTCATTGGGACATTATTATCAGCAATATACTATCAAAGCCAATggtt cGTGCCGAATACTGTGTTATCGATACATGCAGATCCATGTCTCATTTTGCACTTAACGTACCATACTATACGCATTTTACTTCTCCCATCCGTAGGTATCCGGACATAGTCGTGCACCGTATGCTAATATCGTGGTTAACAGGCAACCCAATCAAGGAATACGAAGACCCAAAACTCATTCAcca GATTGCCATCAACAGCAATGACAAAAAGAATAATGCGAAGAAAGCGTCAGAAGCTAGTGCAGATATATACGCTGCATGTTTGATTGGTAAACTGGGAGGCCTAGTGGTTGATGCGTCTGTTATGGAAGTAAAGGAAAACTATTTTGAAGCCACAGTCCTCTCGATGAACATGAACGTCAGAGTTTACGTGAACATT tctcCACACAACCCAGATTTGCTGCACAAATTCTGCAGGTTATCGACTATTGATGATAAACCCACGTTGACCATTTGGTGGGATCTTGAAGGTGAACACAAACAAACACTTCAACTCTTTGACAAAGTCAAATTGAAGCTCTCAAAAAgagaaaattgtttgaaattaaGAGCCATTTTAATCAGAGACTAA
- the LOC132930742 gene encoding LYR motif-containing protein 4: MATSATRAEVLKIYKTMLRESARFSFYNYRMYAVRRVKDAFREQKAVKDSSEIQRHLLEAHKFLDIIKRQAIVGDLYRFEKLVIEVENDKKTG, from the exons ATGGCAACCTCAGCGACCAGGGCTGAAGTTCTCAAAATCTACAAGACCATGTTGAGGGAAAGTGCCAGGTTTTCGTTCTACAACTACAG aaTGTATGCTGTGAGACGCGTTAAAGATGCATTCAGAGAGCAAAAGGCGGTCAAAGACTCATCAGAAATTCAACGGCATCTACTCGAGGCACACAAGTTTTTGGATATCATCAAACGACAA gCAATTGTAGGAGACTTGTACAGATTCGAAAAACTTGTAATCGAAgtagaaaatgataaaaaaactgGGTGA